In Labilibaculum sp. DW002, one DNA window encodes the following:
- a CDS encoding DUF3857 domain-containing protein, translating into MKHLMTLKSLSLTLLLLFGATTLIAQKAPIKYGKVSIDELKMESYEKDTSAVAVYLCDYGVGNFDYSPADYGFKYSIKRTYRIKILKGEGLDHGNLEFGFNRNRYKVSMVKGCTYNLENGKIVKSKITSKERILEKTADNYYTYKLALANVKPGSVVEFSYQLTSDIPWNLGPWYFQKDIPVVWSEFRVNIPEYFDYKKNGKGYLSFDINTHEYSNGSIDKRSYSIDNYRFVIKDAPAFKKEPYTTTSSNYKAAIEFEIAGTKDFNGLYTNYTGNWEKINKTLLESENFGMQLKTGGFLKETVAEINAKANTDEEKLMAAFNFIKSNMKWNEYYGKYTTNTLRSAFKDKKGNVADINLMLVVLLNKLGLHADPVILSTRNNGLLSLFSPSSSKFNYVIASCKMGEERIFLDATESNCPCNLLPARCINDKGRVIKSGGSFFVDIEPRNISKTATMAKMNLNEDGLLAGELNISLTGFAALQFREEYEDKTEDEVLESMDESYETLNVESLDVKNLKEAEKNIVSKLEVEMAEDIESENGLIYFNPFFVNKIESNPFTLEDRKYPVDYTYPVDQTFMLELTIPDGYVVESKPAPARINLPEKAAQYLYNVAQNGNKILVTSRFKINKRQFLFNEYPYLKEFYNLVVAKNAEMIVLKRI; encoded by the coding sequence ATGAAACACCTAATGACCCTAAAATCCTTAAGTCTAACACTTCTCTTACTCTTTGGAGCTACAACTCTTATTGCACAAAAAGCACCAATTAAATATGGAAAAGTAAGTATCGATGAGCTTAAAATGGAAAGTTATGAAAAAGACACATCCGCAGTTGCTGTTTATCTTTGCGACTACGGTGTAGGAAATTTTGATTATTCTCCTGCCGATTATGGTTTTAAGTATAGCATCAAAAGAACCTACAGAATCAAAATTTTAAAAGGGGAAGGATTGGATCATGGTAATCTTGAATTTGGATTCAATAGAAACAGGTACAAAGTTAGCATGGTTAAAGGTTGTACCTACAATCTTGAAAATGGAAAAATTGTAAAATCTAAAATAACTTCAAAGGAACGAATCTTAGAAAAGACAGCCGATAATTACTACACCTACAAATTAGCTCTAGCCAATGTGAAACCAGGCTCTGTTGTTGAGTTTTCTTATCAATTAACGTCCGATATCCCTTGGAATTTAGGACCTTGGTATTTTCAAAAAGACATCCCAGTGGTCTGGAGTGAATTTCGTGTAAATATTCCTGAATACTTCGACTATAAAAAAAATGGCAAAGGATACCTTTCATTTGACATCAACACACATGAATATTCTAATGGAAGCATTGACAAGCGTTCTTATTCTATTGATAACTATCGATTTGTAATAAAAGATGCTCCTGCATTTAAAAAAGAGCCTTACACAACAACTAGTAGTAATTACAAGGCTGCCATAGAATTTGAGATCGCAGGTACAAAAGATTTTAATGGTCTTTATACCAACTACACTGGTAATTGGGAAAAAATCAATAAAACCCTATTAGAAAGTGAAAATTTTGGAATGCAATTAAAAACGGGAGGATTCTTAAAAGAAACCGTTGCCGAAATTAATGCAAAAGCAAATACCGATGAAGAAAAATTAATGGCGGCATTCAATTTCATCAAATCAAACATGAAATGGAATGAGTATTATGGAAAATATACTACAAACACGCTAAGATCTGCATTTAAAGATAAAAAAGGAAATGTTGCTGACATCAACCTAATGCTAGTAGTACTTTTAAATAAACTAGGCTTACATGCTGATCCTGTAATTTTAAGCACACGTAACAATGGTCTTTTAAGTCTTTTCTCTCCTAGTTCATCTAAATTTAATTATGTGATTGCTAGTTGCAAGATGGGTGAAGAAAGAATTTTCCTCGATGCGACAGAAAGCAATTGTCCTTGTAATCTGCTACCTGCACGCTGTATAAACGATAAAGGCCGTGTTATCAAAAGTGGTGGTTCTTTCTTTGTAGATATCGAGCCTCGAAATATTTCGAAAACGGCAACAATGGCAAAAATGAATTTAAATGAAGACGGATTGCTTGCAGGAGAATTAAACATCTCCCTAACTGGATTTGCAGCTTTACAATTCCGAGAAGAGTATGAAGACAAGACAGAAGATGAAGTTCTTGAAAGCATGGATGAATCTTATGAGACTCTTAATGTAGAAAGCTTAGATGTGAAAAACCTTAAAGAGGCAGAAAAAAACATCGTTAGCAAACTAGAAGTAGAAATGGCAGAAGATATTGAAAGTGAAAATGGCTTAATTTACTTCAACCCGTTCTTTGTAAATAAGATTGAATCTAATCCTTTTACTTTAGAAGACAGAAAATATCCTGTTGATTACACCTATCCTGTAGATCAAACCTTTATGCTAGAACTAACAATACCAGATGGTTATGTAGTGGAAAGTAAGCCTGCACCTGCAAGAATTAACCTACCAGAAAAAGCAGCCCAATACTTGTATAACGTTGCTCAGAATGGGAATAAAATCCTAGTAACTAGCAGGTTTAAAATCAACAAACGACAATTTTTATTTAACGAATATCCATATTTAAAAGAATTCTACAATCTTGTTGTAGCTAAAAATGCAGAAATGATCGTATTGAAGAGAATATAA
- a CDS encoding mannose-1-phosphate guanylyltransferase, which produces MNKNNYIVIMAGGVGSRFWPMSTEEKPKQFLDVLGIGKTLLQQTVARFNTIAPAENILIVTSEKYKQLVTEQCPELLESNILLEPCMRNTAPCIAYAAYKIKGLNPDANIVVAPSDHLITNEGEFIRIVEEGLDFTANNDTLLTLGIQAHRPETGYGYIQASSDVDGSKNVQIGSEGDSYETMPTVPSVSGGVCKVVAFKEKPNLETAKNYLAAGNYFWNSGIFLWSLKSILNAFESYVPEVADLFQKGEAVYNTNKEQAFINEMFPTCINISIDYAVMEKADNIYVQPADFGWSDLGTWGSLWEKRERSEQGNTVVGEEVHLFEASNCIVNMPTNKKVVIQGLDDFIVVEDNDVLLICKKEEEQRIKEFRASVMNKK; this is translated from the coding sequence ATGAATAAGAATAATTATATCGTAATTATGGCCGGAGGAGTAGGTTCTCGTTTTTGGCCAATGAGTACAGAAGAGAAGCCAAAACAATTTTTAGATGTTTTGGGAATTGGAAAAACCTTACTACAGCAAACAGTAGCCCGTTTTAATACGATTGCTCCTGCCGAAAATATTTTAATTGTTACCTCGGAAAAATACAAGCAGTTGGTTACTGAGCAATGTCCGGAATTGTTGGAAAGCAATATTCTGTTAGAGCCTTGTATGAGAAATACAGCTCCTTGCATAGCTTATGCAGCATATAAAATTAAAGGTTTAAATCCGGATGCTAATATTGTTGTGGCACCTTCGGATCATTTGATTACGAATGAAGGAGAGTTTATCCGTATTGTAGAAGAAGGACTTGATTTTACTGCTAATAATGACACACTGTTAACATTGGGTATTCAAGCACATCGTCCCGAAACCGGATATGGTTACATTCAGGCAAGTAGCGATGTAGACGGTTCCAAAAATGTTCAAATTGGTTCTGAAGGAGATTCTTATGAAACGATGCCTACTGTTCCATCTGTGAGTGGTGGAGTTTGTAAGGTTGTTGCTTTTAAAGAAAAGCCAAATCTGGAAACCGCTAAGAATTATTTAGCAGCGGGTAATTATTTCTGGAATTCGGGGATATTCTTGTGGTCTTTAAAAAGTATTTTGAATGCTTTTGAATCCTATGTGCCAGAAGTTGCAGATCTGTTTCAAAAAGGTGAGGCGGTATACAATACGAATAAAGAACAAGCCTTTATAAATGAAATGTTTCCTACCTGTATCAATATTTCCATTGATTATGCTGTAATGGAAAAGGCAGATAATATTTACGTTCAACCTGCTGATTTTGGATGGTCTGATTTGGGGACTTGGGGTTCGCTTTGGGAAAAAAGAGAACGAAGTGAGCAAGGAAATACTGTTGTTGGTGAGGAAGTTCATCTTTTTGAGGCGAGCAATTGCATTGTAAACATGCCTACCAATAAAAAGGTGGTTATTCAAGGACTAGATGATTTTATTGTTGTGGAAGACAATGATGTTCTTTTGATTTGCAAAAAAGAAGAGGAGCAAAGAATAAAGGAGTTTAGAGCCTCGGTTATGAATAAAAAATAG
- a CDS encoding hybrid sensor histidine kinase/response regulator, producing the protein MKKHQILIVDDIPDNIKVLQSILSDSSYEITSALSGKDAISLCVAKSFDLVLLDIMMPEMDGYEVCEYLKSKEKTKDIPVIFLTARVDEEAIIKGFETGAQDYVTKPFNPQELVSRVNTHLDLQHKSQKLKLMNLELEERVAARTMELEESNRGLAHANHQLSTLEDAKNDFLSLMSTELREPLNGIVGFAEMLEYSIKNKTNLKYVRFIIQACEKLIGVSDMALLLSALRFDRYEMKLLGISVHDTVKETIEKLRPLISDRKVKVKVDIPKNYIIKGDQKLFGISMEKVIENAVTNAPPRSEVFVGASLEGSAVKVFVQDLGVQFSPAEVNYTFHFFELNKEERREDFNRFTAGLVVVKLVMDLHKAKVDVDNLTDGGVRVSFLLPEY; encoded by the coding sequence ATGAAGAAACATCAGATTTTGATCGTTGATGATATCCCAGATAACATTAAAGTTTTACAATCCATCCTTTCCGATTCATCTTATGAAATTACTTCTGCACTGAGTGGCAAAGATGCTATTTCTCTGTGTGTTGCGAAAAGTTTTGATTTGGTTTTACTAGACATCATGATGCCAGAAATGGATGGTTATGAAGTTTGTGAGTACCTAAAATCAAAAGAGAAAACGAAGGACATTCCTGTTATCTTTTTAACTGCCAGAGTAGATGAAGAGGCCATTATAAAGGGTTTTGAAACGGGTGCTCAAGACTACGTTACAAAACCATTTAATCCGCAAGAGCTAGTTTCTAGAGTGAATACCCACCTCGATTTACAGCATAAAAGTCAGAAATTAAAGCTCATGAACCTCGAATTAGAGGAAAGAGTAGCTGCTCGTACCATGGAATTGGAAGAATCTAATCGTGGTTTAGCACATGCAAATCATCAGTTGTCAACATTAGAAGATGCCAAGAATGATTTTTTGTCCTTAATGTCGACCGAATTGCGTGAGCCATTAAATGGGATTGTTGGTTTTGCTGAGATGTTGGAATATTCGATCAAGAACAAGACCAATTTAAAATATGTTCGTTTTATAATACAAGCTTGCGAAAAATTAATTGGGGTTTCGGATATGGCCTTGTTACTTTCAGCTTTGCGATTCGATCGTTATGAGATGAAGTTATTGGGCATTTCGGTACACGATACTGTAAAAGAAACGATTGAAAAATTAAGACCTCTTATTTCTGATCGTAAAGTGAAGGTAAAGGTTGATATTCCTAAGAACTATATCATTAAAGGAGATCAGAAATTATTTGGCATCAGCATGGAGAAGGTGATTGAAAATGCGGTGACCAATGCACCTCCTCGTTCGGAAGTTTTTGTTGGTGCTTCTTTAGAAGGATCGGCCGTAAAAGTTTTTGTTCAGGATTTAGGCGTGCAATTTTCTCCAGCCGAAGTAAATTATACGTTCCACTTTTTTGAACTGAACAAAGAGGAGCGAAGAGAAGATTTTAATCGTTTTACAGCCGGCTTAGTGGTTGTGAAATTGGTTATGGATTTGCACAAAGCCAAAGTTGATGTTGATAATTTGACAGATGGTGGTGTGCGTGTTTCTTTCTTGCTTCCTGAATATTAA
- a CDS encoding DUF2461 domain-containing protein, which translates to MLNNSIYEFLLELRENNNRDWFHANKEKYDKAKKDFEFFIELVIEQLKTIDPNISGLQAKDCIYRIYRDTRFSNNKIPYKTNFGAFLSTGGRKSKYAGYFIQIEPERCFIGGGCYKPDSKTLKAIREEIFHVPTDFKTIIDDAEFTKQFSELYDDKLKTAPRGYAKDFEYINLLNYKSYVGTKSISDEIANSDRLSVEINQVFKALYPLNQFLNEIIADI; encoded by the coding sequence ATGCTCAACAATTCAATATATGAGTTCCTTCTAGAACTTAGAGAAAATAATAATCGTGATTGGTTTCATGCGAACAAGGAAAAATACGATAAAGCAAAAAAGGATTTTGAATTTTTTATCGAATTGGTAATCGAACAACTGAAAACAATCGATCCCAACATATCAGGTCTGCAAGCCAAAGATTGCATCTATAGAATCTATAGAGATACTCGGTTTTCAAATAACAAGATTCCTTACAAAACCAATTTTGGCGCATTTTTATCGACAGGAGGTAGAAAAAGCAAGTATGCAGGCTATTTTATTCAAATTGAACCTGAAAGATGTTTTATTGGTGGCGGATGCTATAAGCCAGATTCTAAAACCCTTAAAGCAATTCGCGAAGAAATTTTTCACGTGCCTACAGATTTCAAAACGATTATTGATGATGCAGAATTTACAAAACAGTTTTCCGAATTATATGATGATAAACTAAAAACAGCTCCAAGGGGTTATGCTAAAGATTTTGAATACATCAACTTATTAAATTACAAAAGTTATGTTGGAACCAAATCCATAAGTGATGAAATCGCAAATTCTGATCGACTTTCAGTTGAAATCAATCAGGTATTTAAAGCATTATATCCTCTAAATCAATTTCTAAATGAAATTATTGCCGATATCTAA
- a CDS encoding DegT/DnrJ/EryC1/StrS family aminotransferase produces the protein MNSKIWLSSPHMGGNEMKYVQEAYDTNWVAPLGPNVNGFEEDLQNYTGAKHASALSAGTAAIHLSLILLGVKAGDEVIASSFTFSATVNPISYLGAIPILIDSEKDTWNMCPNQLEKAITDRIAKGNKPKAIIVVYLYGMPAKVEELLVVANKYDIPLIEDAAEALGSKYKGKSMGTFGKFGILSFNGNKIITTSAGGALISDDKELIEKSRFLATQARDNAPHYQHSQIGYNYRMSNIVAGIGRGQMEVLDERVAQRRANFKFYKELFANIDGVSLLEEPNEDYFSNYWLTSILVDSSKTGGISREDIRLELEKENIECRPLWKPMHMQPIFADCPYYGNGTSERLFEDGLCLPSGSNMIDEERDRIKAAIIKLFRK, from the coding sequence ATGAATTCAAAAATATGGCTCTCCTCTCCACACATGGGAGGAAACGAAATGAAGTACGTACAAGAAGCGTACGATACCAACTGGGTGGCACCATTAGGACCTAATGTAAATGGTTTTGAGGAAGATCTGCAGAACTACACTGGAGCGAAACATGCTTCGGCATTGAGTGCGGGTACTGCGGCCATTCATCTATCTCTAATTCTGTTGGGTGTAAAAGCAGGAGATGAAGTGATTGCTTCCTCTTTTACTTTTTCAGCTACAGTGAATCCTATTAGCTATTTGGGAGCAATTCCCATTTTGATTGATTCCGAAAAAGATACCTGGAATATGTGTCCAAATCAATTGGAGAAAGCAATAACGGATCGAATTGCAAAGGGAAATAAGCCTAAGGCGATTATTGTGGTTTACCTTTATGGCATGCCTGCAAAAGTTGAAGAATTGCTAGTCGTAGCAAACAAGTATGATATTCCTTTAATTGAAGATGCAGCCGAAGCTTTGGGTAGTAAGTACAAAGGTAAGTCTATGGGAACCTTTGGTAAGTTTGGTATTCTTTCTTTCAATGGAAATAAAATTATTACGACATCAGCTGGTGGAGCTTTAATATCAGATGATAAGGAATTAATTGAGAAATCAAGATTCTTGGCTACTCAGGCACGGGATAATGCTCCACACTATCAGCATTCCCAAATCGGTTACAATTACCGTATGAGTAATATTGTGGCAGGTATTGGCCGTGGACAAATGGAAGTTTTGGATGAAAGAGTAGCTCAACGTCGTGCAAATTTTAAATTCTATAAAGAACTATTTGCTAATATTGATGGAGTAAGTCTTTTAGAAGAGCCAAATGAGGATTACTTTTCTAACTATTGGTTGACATCTATTTTGGTTGATTCTTCAAAAACGGGAGGTATAAGTAGAGAAGATATTCGTTTGGAGTTGGAAAAAGAAAATATTGAGTGTCGTCCACTTTGGAAACCAATGCACATGCAACCTATTTTTGCAGATTGTCCTTACTATGGTAACGGAACATCGGAAAGGCTTTTCGAGGATGGTTTGTGTTTACCTTCAGGTTCTAATATGATAGATGAAGAACGAGATAGAATAAAGGCGGCAATTATAAAATTATTCAGGAAATAA
- a CDS encoding capsule assembly Wzi family protein, protein MKFKSLLLILLFAFTGLLNAQKKVKYEVGLSSTIAAKGEVPFWLHSNKRGLVPNKSYVMSDFSLGMDFSKKPKTAVDFMWQASAVAYTGNESKLILDNLYLSAKWKIFQFSLGQKADAIAFDGLSSSNGNMLYSNNARSYPKYEISVPEWTAIPFTKGIISFKGLLSDGITTDNRYIDNALVHHKNLFVRLFKDNKFSISGGIEQYAMWAGTHPISGKISHSLDKYFNVFTGSGDDDATFTNDTYRLGNHIGSYHLNAYYNTKQFNLQAYYRSIFEDGSGRKSENAPDGLYGLYYQNKKGENPFIQSALVEFYHTTDQSGRFRGEFEGKHYRGNDNYFNHKEYESGWTHYGKTIGSPLFTNREEYGHAVVINNRFKAIHLGVGGFIASVIPYKSYFTFSKNYGTNANPLTSDDSGLNQFSGLVELRIPSKKIPFHIDLACAVDQGDLLKDNIGFYIRLSKAGLLNK, encoded by the coding sequence ATGAAGTTTAAAAGTTTATTGCTGATCCTATTGTTTGCATTTACTGGCCTGCTTAATGCCCAGAAAAAAGTAAAATACGAAGTTGGTCTTTCTTCTACTATTGCTGCAAAAGGCGAAGTGCCATTTTGGTTGCATTCCAACAAACGAGGTTTAGTACCCAATAAAAGCTATGTTATGAGTGATTTCTCATTGGGCATGGATTTTAGTAAAAAACCCAAAACTGCAGTTGATTTTATGTGGCAAGCGAGTGCTGTTGCCTATACCGGTAATGAGTCAAAATTAATTTTGGACAATTTGTACCTAAGTGCAAAATGGAAGATCTTCCAATTCTCTTTGGGACAAAAAGCAGATGCAATTGCTTTTGATGGCTTATCCTCCAGCAATGGAAACATGCTTTATTCAAACAATGCCAGATCCTACCCAAAATATGAAATCTCTGTTCCTGAGTGGACAGCAATTCCCTTCACAAAAGGAATCATTTCCTTTAAAGGATTGCTATCCGATGGAATAACTACTGATAATCGTTATATAGACAATGCCCTGGTGCACCACAAAAATTTATTTGTTCGCTTGTTTAAGGACAACAAATTCAGCATTAGTGGAGGAATTGAGCAATACGCTATGTGGGCTGGAACACATCCAATTTCCGGAAAAATATCACATTCTCTTGACAAGTATTTTAATGTATTCACCGGTTCTGGTGACGATGATGCCACGTTCACTAATGACACCTACCGCTTAGGAAATCATATTGGATCTTATCATTTGAATGCCTATTACAACACCAAACAATTCAATTTACAGGCATACTACCGTTCTATTTTTGAAGATGGCTCGGGAAGAAAATCAGAAAATGCCCCTGATGGTTTGTATGGCTTGTATTATCAAAATAAAAAAGGAGAAAATCCCTTTATTCAATCAGCCTTGGTCGAGTTCTATCATACCACTGATCAATCTGGCAGATTTAGAGGTGAATTTGAAGGTAAGCATTATCGAGGGAACGACAATTATTTTAATCATAAAGAATACGAGTCCGGATGGACTCATTATGGAAAAACGATAGGCTCTCCGCTGTTTACCAATAGAGAGGAATACGGACACGCTGTAGTTATTAATAACCGATTTAAAGCAATTCATCTAGGAGTAGGTGGATTTATAGCATCTGTGATTCCTTACAAAAGCTATTTTACTTTTTCTAAAAATTATGGCACAAATGCGAATCCTCTTACTTCCGATGATTCGGGATTGAATCAATTTTCAGGATTAGTAGAGCTAAGAATTCCTTCTAAAAAGATTCCTTTCCATATTGATTTGGCTTGTGCCGTAGATCAAGGAGATTTGCTGAAAGATAATATCGGCTTTTATATTAGATTGTCTAAAGCTGGATTGTTGAATAAGTAA
- a CDS encoding DsrE family protein yields the protein MRKIIKLNFLFLIGFLFCSIATHGQTIEKQEEINLENTKQNLAVIWTSGDRDVALKMVFMYTNYSSKMKWWDKINLVVWGPSAKLLSEDKELQDYVAKMQKSGVTIFACKACADSYGVSTKLESLGIDVKYMGKPLTEYLQKDYKVITF from the coding sequence ATGAGAAAAATCATCAAACTTAATTTCCTTTTTTTGATCGGATTCCTATTTTGTTCGATAGCGACTCATGGTCAAACAATAGAAAAACAAGAAGAAATCAATTTAGAAAACACAAAACAGAATTTAGCCGTAATTTGGACCAGTGGTGATCGAGATGTTGCTCTAAAAATGGTCTTTATGTATACTAATTACTCCTCAAAAATGAAATGGTGGGATAAAATAAATCTTGTTGTTTGGGGACCATCTGCCAAATTGTTAAGTGAAGATAAGGAACTACAAGATTATGTTGCTAAAATGCAAAAATCTGGCGTAACTATTTTTGCTTGCAAGGCTTGTGCAGATTCATATGGAGTTAGCACCAAATTAGAAAGCTTAGGTATTGATGTTAAGTATATGGGAAAACCACTAACAGAATACCTTCAAAAAGATTATAAAGTAATTACCTTTTAA
- a CDS encoding HD domain-containing protein: MNDNSKYIQLVREFVTELLCKLPSNLCYHNLKHTEEVVEACILLALHSKLNPVEKEILIISAWFHDAGHIKTYFGHEIAGADLAEKFLRKIKYPSERIREVSACILCTHYPPNPQNQIQKILCDADMFHLTLNDYEDRCLKLKQEIESVSNCNIPLQSWYDKNIEFLKKQFYFSKYGKKLFSKLKESNLNKYICNHCNT; the protein is encoded by the coding sequence GTGAACGATAATAGTAAATACATACAACTTGTAAGGGAGTTTGTTACGGAATTGCTTTGTAAACTTCCGAGTAATTTGTGCTACCACAACCTCAAGCATACAGAAGAGGTTGTTGAAGCATGTATATTATTAGCCCTTCATAGCAAGCTAAACCCAGTAGAAAAAGAAATACTAATCATTTCTGCCTGGTTTCATGATGCTGGACATATCAAGACTTACTTTGGTCACGAAATAGCAGGTGCAGATTTAGCTGAAAAATTTCTAAGGAAAATCAAATATCCTTCCGAAAGAATTAGGGAAGTCAGCGCTTGTATTTTGTGTACACATTACCCTCCTAATCCACAAAATCAAATACAAAAAATTCTTTGTGATGCAGATATGTTTCATCTTACTTTAAATGACTACGAAGACAGATGTCTTAAGTTAAAACAAGAAATTGAATCGGTCAGCAATTGCAATATCCCCTTACAATCTTGGTATGATAAAAATATCGAATTCCTGAAAAAGCAATTCTACTTCTCAAAGTATGGAAAAAAGCTGTTCAGTAAATTAAAGGAATCTAACCTAAACAAGTACATTTGTAATCATTGCAATACTTAA
- a CDS encoding DUF3857 domain-containing protein, translating to MNTRYTLILLLYFLSPIISFAKKTPQFPVSEISVLLKADADAIVRLESNHIDLISTKRVVLKHKTAITILNESGNHFGEIELYYDKSRPILELIAAIYDSEGSLIERVKSSEIKDYSASGSSLFTDGRLKHYEPIQKNYPYTIVYSYTQTFNSYINLTGWYPYPGYRCAVEQSQFNVTCKEDNFRYKAYHLGIEPKIDEQEDETSYSWELSQLPAIKKEPYSPSFYQTVPKLICAPNDFQMDKIDGQMSSWSKFGNWRYTLNTGRDELDLESQERIKSLVKDCKTDFEKVKTLYEYLQNKTRYISIQVGIGGWQAFPAQDVEDKSYGDCKALSNYMRALLKVVDITSYYTIVNAGSSASSTDTSFVHNFSNHAILMVPLEKDSIWLECTSKTQACGFLGSFTDDREVLCMTENGGKLVHTPRYKMSDNTQNRIANVTILPDGNAQVKVQTKYHGIQYENIEFLYDISLEEQKKKLYKSIDLPDFKIQDVKIECIKTRIPESKLDLTLDVRNYASKSGDRLFIPLNLMNRSSYIPKKVKERRTSILGRREYCDTDSIHFTIPEGFKIENLPGKKVIESDFGRYTSEVKQNEQEISYIRTLEFFKFNYPADRYDDFRNYKKAIVRADKAKLVLKQEVL from the coding sequence ATGAACACTCGTTACACGCTAATTTTACTACTTTACTTCCTAAGCCCTATAATCAGTTTTGCAAAAAAAACTCCTCAATTCCCAGTTTCTGAAATATCTGTATTGCTTAAAGCCGATGCTGATGCTATTGTGAGACTAGAATCAAACCATATTGATTTAATTTCAACCAAAAGAGTAGTTCTAAAACACAAAACAGCAATTACCATACTTAACGAAAGTGGCAATCATTTTGGTGAAATAGAATTATACTACGATAAATCAAGACCAATTCTAGAACTAATAGCAGCAATTTACGATTCTGAAGGATCACTTATTGAACGGGTTAAATCTAGCGAAATAAAAGATTATAGTGCATCTGGCAGTTCTCTTTTTACTGATGGTAGACTTAAACATTACGAGCCAATCCAAAAAAACTATCCTTACACTATTGTTTACTCCTACACACAAACATTCAATAGCTATATCAATCTTACAGGCTGGTATCCCTACCCTGGATATCGTTGTGCAGTGGAACAATCTCAATTTAATGTTACCTGCAAAGAAGATAATTTCCGATACAAAGCTTATCATCTAGGCATCGAACCAAAAATTGATGAGCAAGAAGATGAAACATCCTATTCATGGGAATTAAGCCAGCTTCCTGCAATAAAAAAAGAACCTTATTCCCCTTCCTTTTATCAGACCGTTCCCAAGTTAATTTGTGCTCCTAATGATTTTCAAATGGACAAAATAGATGGTCAAATGTCCTCTTGGTCTAAATTTGGAAATTGGAGATATACCTTAAATACTGGAAGAGATGAGTTGGATCTTGAAAGTCAAGAGAGAATTAAAAGCCTTGTAAAAGATTGCAAAACCGATTTTGAGAAAGTTAAAACTCTATACGAATATCTACAAAACAAAACCCGATACATTAGCATCCAAGTAGGCATTGGAGGCTGGCAAGCTTTTCCAGCTCAAGATGTTGAAGATAAATCGTACGGGGACTGTAAAGCTCTCTCAAATTATATGAGAGCACTACTTAAGGTTGTTGATATTACTTCTTATTATACAATCGTTAATGCAGGAAGCAGTGCAAGTTCAACTGATACCAGTTTTGTACACAATTTCTCTAACCATGCCATTTTAATGGTTCCCTTAGAAAAGGATAGTATTTGGTTGGAGTGCACCAGTAAGACACAAGCTTGTGGATTTCTGGGTTCATTCACCGATGACAGAGAAGTACTATGCATGACAGAAAATGGGGGGAAATTAGTCCATACACCTCGCTATAAAATGTCCGATAACACGCAAAATAGAATCGCAAATGTTACCATTTTACCTGACGGAAATGCCCAAGTAAAGGTACAAACCAAGTATCATGGTATTCAATACGAAAACATCGAATTCTTGTATGACATCAGCTTGGAAGAACAAAAAAAGAAACTTTATAAAAGTATTGACTTACCTGATTTCAAAATTCAAGATGTAAAAATAGAATGTATTAAAACAAGAATCCCTGAATCAAAATTAGATTTAACACTAGATGTTAGAAACTATGCTTCTAAATCGGGGGACCGCTTATTTATCCCTTTGAATCTAATGAATCGCTCAAGTTATATTCCTAAAAAAGTAAAAGAAAGAAGAACATCTATTCTTGGAAGAAGAGAATATTGCGATACGGATAGTATTCATTTTACCATACCAGAAGGGTTCAAAATTGAAAATCTTCCTGGTAAAAAAGTAATTGAATCTGATTTTGGCAGATATACAAGTGAAGTAAAACAAAATGAGCAAGAGATAAGCTATATCAGAACCTTGGAATTCTTTAAATTTAATTATCCTGCTGACAGATATGATGATTTTAGAAATTACAAAAAAGCTATTGTCCGAGCTGATAAAGCTAAATTAGTTTTAAAACAAGAAGTGCTATAG